A single genomic interval of Picosynechococcus sp. PCC 7003 harbors:
- the hoxU gene encoding bidirectional hydrogenase complex protein HoxU, whose protein sequence is MAVNTLTINDQLISARAGETILEAARDAGIHIPTLCHLEGVADVGACRLCLVEIEGSNKLQPACVTEVMEGMVVQTHTEKLAEYRRMTVELLFAEGNHVCAVCVANGHCELQDMAVEVGMDHSRFPYQYPQREVDISHKQFGIDHNRCILCTRCVRVCDEIEGAHVWDVANRGGESKIISGLNQPWGEVDACTSCGKCVDACPTGSIFRKGATVGSKLGDRQKLEFLITARTKGEWTR, encoded by the coding sequence ATGGCAGTCAACACTTTAACGATAAATGATCAGCTAATCAGTGCCCGCGCGGGGGAAACGATCCTCGAAGCCGCCCGTGATGCGGGGATTCACATTCCGACCCTGTGCCATCTGGAGGGGGTCGCCGATGTGGGGGCGTGTCGCCTCTGCCTCGTGGAAATTGAGGGGAGCAATAAACTCCAACCCGCCTGTGTGACGGAGGTGATGGAGGGGATGGTCGTCCAGACCCACACAGAAAAATTGGCTGAATATCGCCGGATGACGGTGGAATTGCTCTTCGCGGAAGGGAACCATGTCTGCGCGGTTTGTGTGGCGAACGGTCACTGTGAGTTGCAGGATATGGCGGTGGAGGTGGGGATGGATCATTCGCGCTTTCCGTACCAATATCCGCAGCGGGAGGTGGATATTTCCCACAAACAATTTGGCATTGACCATAACCGCTGTATCCTCTGTACCCGCTGTGTGCGGGTCTGTGATGAAATCGAGGGGGCGCACGTCTGGGATGTGGCGAATCGGGGGGGAGAATCAAAAATTATCTCCGGTTTAAATCAGCCCTGGGGCGAGGTGGATGCCTGTACGAGTTGCGGCAAATGTGTGGATGCTTGTCCGACGGGATCCATTTTCCGCAAGGGGGCAACGGTGGGCAGTAAACTCGGCGATCGCCAAAAACTCGAATTTTTAATTACCGCACGCACAAAAGGGGAGTGGACAAGATAA
- a CDS encoding oxidoreductase, protein MADQKLRFATIWLAGCSGCHMSFLDLDEFLIELTKHIDVVFSPVGSDVKDYPENVDVCLIEGAVANQENLELLEKVRQNTKLLIAFGDCAVTTNVTGIRNQKGDAQTILERGYQELTEEHQLPQQITGGILPPLLPRVLPIHEVVNIDLFLPGCPPDADRIKAAIAPLLEGKLPEMVGRDMIKFG, encoded by the coding sequence ATGGCAGATCAAAAGCTTCGGTTTGCAACAATTTGGTTGGCGGGTTGTTCCGGTTGCCATATGTCTTTTTTAGACCTTGATGAGTTTCTGATTGAGTTAACCAAACATATAGATGTGGTGTTTAGCCCCGTCGGCTCTGATGTCAAAGATTACCCAGAAAATGTCGATGTCTGTCTCATTGAAGGCGCAGTCGCCAATCAAGAAAATTTGGAATTGTTAGAAAAAGTTCGTCAAAATACAAAGCTATTAATTGCCTTTGGGGATTGTGCCGTAACGACGAATGTTACAGGCATTCGCAATCAAAAGGGAGATGCCCAAACAATTTTAGAACGGGGTTATCAAGAACTCACCGAAGAACACCAATTACCCCAACAAATTACCGGGGGAATTTTGCCGCCCCTTTTACCCAGAGTTTTGCCAATTCATGAAGTTGTCAATATCGATTTATTCCTCCCTGGATGCCCTCCCGATGCCGATAGAATTAAAGCGGCGATCGCCCCATTATTAGAAGGGAAATTACCGGAGATGGTCGGGCGCGACATGATTAAATTCGGCTAG